DNA sequence from the Tissierella sp. MB52-C2 genome:
AAGGAACCTATTACATTAGAAAAATTTATAACAATATTATATAGATATGATAAGGCTCTAGTAATCTAGGGTCTTGTTTTATTTCTCGGGAATTAATAATCTAATATTATATTCTTTCTATTAATTATGGTTGTATTTAAATAAGAGAAAGAATATAATATTCATATCCCCCATAGGGGGATATGAATATTAAGGGGAAGATACGATATGAAAAATAAGTCAACTTTTTTAAAAAGATTTGATAAAGAAAGTATTATCATTATAATAGCTTTAGCTTTACCGGCAATGATTGAAAATATCTTGCAGGTTCTTATTGGCGTTGTGGATACATATTTTATTGGAAAAATCGGTACAGAAGCTATAGCTGGTGTTGGGGTTACAAATCTGATTATGAATATTTATATCGCCTTCTTTCTCGCACTAGGAGTGGGGACTACTGCCATTGTATCTAGGAATATAGGTGCTAATAATATTGAAAATGCTAATAATGCAGTAAGACAATCTATCATAATGGCTTTAGGTATAGGTACAATATTTGGAATAATAAACTTCATTTTTTCTAGAGATATATTACTTATTTTAGGTGCAGAAGAAAGAGTAATTCAATATGCCTTACCTTATTTTTTCTCTGTAGCAATTCCATCAGTTTTCTTATGTCTTATGATGATTTTATCTAGTAGTCTACGGGGTGCGGGAGATACTAAAACCCCTATGAAAATAGCAATTGTAGCCAATATTATTAATATAGTACTTGATTATATATTAATATTTGGTATATTTAATTTTAACGGACTTGGCATTTTAGGAGCAGGTATAGCAACAACAATCTCTAGAATAGTTGGAGTTATTCTTTTGCTAAAAAAAATAAATAACGATAAAACTAAAATACATATTAATATATTAGAGAAATGGTATATTGACAAAGATATTTTAAAATCCATTACTAAAATAGGGTTACCAGCTGCGATTGAAAAACTCATTATGAGATTTGGACAGCTTGTATATGGAGGTATGATAATAAAAATTGGTACTGAAGCATATGCAGCTCATAATATAGCAGGAACCATAGAAACATTTTCTTACTTACCAGGAATGGGTTTCGGAGTAGCAGCGGCTACCCTTGTTGGACAAAGCCTTGGTGCAAAAAAAAATGATGAAGCTAAAAAAATTGGATTGATGTCTTATTTTCTTGCAACAGGGTTTATGGTAGTAGTAGGTGCTATTTTCTATATATTTGCTCCATTTCTCGCAGGAATATTTAGTGAAGATCCAGAAGTAATTGATCTAGTTGTTAAAGTACTAAGAATTATAGCATTAGTTCAGCCATTCCTATGTATAACCCTAGTAATCACTTCAGCACTCCAGGGAGCAGGAGATACCAGATTTCCAATGTACTCAACTTTTATTGGGATATGGGGAGTACGAGTATTGGGAGTATATCTATTAGGAATAAGATTAAACTTAGGATTAGTTGGTGTATGGTTGGCAATTTCTATAGATATAATAGTCAGAGGAATTATTTTAATGATTCGATTTATGAAGGATAAATGGAAAGAAATAAAAATAGAATAATGCAATTTTATATAAAGGAGTGATATTAATATGAATGAACATAATCATCCTCATAGTAAACAAATTATTAATAGAATGTCAAGAATCATTGGACATGCAGAAGCAGTAAAAAGAATGATAGAAGAAGGAAAAGAATGTAGTGAAATACTTATACAAATAGCGGCAGTTAAGGCAGCGCTTAATAATACTGGAAAGCTAATTTTGCAAGATCATATAAATCACTGTATTGTAGAAGCTATTGAAAATAATGATAATGAGCCATTGGAAAAATTAAATGCTGCTATAGATAAATTTATTAAGTGATTATTAAATCCAATGCTTTTTGGATAATGTATTTGTTATGTATAGTGAAAATAGAATTATATTGGGAATCTACATGAATTGTTTTAAAAACAACCAGGGCTAATACCTCAAAATACTTGCTTGATTAGGTATGATATATTATTTTTATAAAAAGGTAATAGAAAAGAAACACTAAGGTTCTATTTTTTGCCGTCAGAAAAATGGCAGAAATATTTTATTAAACTTGATTAAGATTGATTTGTTTAATTCTATCCTATTTTGTAAGAGCATGCCATTTACATAGATGTAAATAAAGCAAATTAAATTGATTATATAAAATATATCCACTATAATTTATATATTGTATTATAATAACTTCAAATAAATAAGTATTTGAGGGTTTTACTGCTTTATATATTGATAGGTTGATAGATGAATAATATAATGTATATAATTAGATTAAGACGAAGCAAGGATTATTTATATTATAGTGCATAAGAATTATTTATTTAGATGGAGGACAGTTATGAAAATAAATACTATAAAAGAGAATAATATAGACATTGCTATTGTAAATAGTAAGGATATATTGATAACAGATGTTCAGTCAGCATTGGATTTTATGATGACGATACAGTATAAAACTAACTGTAATCGTATAGTTTTGAACAAATCGGCAATATGTGAAGATTTTTTTAATTTAAGTACAAAAATTGCTGGTGAAATATTACAAAAATTTGTTACTTATCAAGTGAAAATGGCTATTGTAGGAGACTTTTCTGAATATACAAGTAAGAGCTTGAGGGATTTTATTTATGAATGTAATAAAGGAAAGGATATATTTTTCTTATCTGATGAAAAAGAATCCATTAAAAAATTAAGTATGGTATAGTATTTACTAATACAAACAAATAGACAATAAGAATTTATTATTGTAAATAGCTTGACAAAGAAATTTCATTTTGATATTATACAAGGCAAATGAATAGATCTCATAGTATTATTCTCGCCGGAGAATAATACATCTATAAAGAGATAAAAGAATCGCATCGGTAGGCCTGAGGTTGCGTCAGGTCTACTTTTTTTATTTATATTCTAAGAGGAGGAGAAAGTATGAAAAATAATGAAGTAGCAGTTAAAAATCAATCAAAGAACATGTTTAGGTTATTACTGTCCTATATTGTACCTGGAATAGCAGGGCTTCTATTTAATTCCCTATATATTGTTGTTGATGGTCTTTTCGTGGCAAGGATGCTTGGAAGAGAACCATTGGCGGCAGTAACTGTTGGTGTTCCTGTTGTAGAAATATTGTTAGCTTTAAGTATGCTTATATCAGTAGGAGCAGGTGTACTGATTTCTAGTAAAAATGGTAAAGGAGAATATAAAGAAGCAAGAGGTATTTTTAATATATCCGTTAGACTATTAGCTATAGTGTCTATATTAATAGCAGTAGGTGCATTGATATTTATACGTCCTATTGCAAAGATGCTAGGGGCCACTCCTGATATAATGGATTTGGTAGTTGAATATATGAAATATTTCTTTGCATTTAGCCCTGCTTTCATGTTTAGTTATGCTATGTGTACATGGCTAAGAAATGATTCACAACCGAAGCTTGCAATGTTTGCTCAGATTGTTGGAGCATTATCAAATGTATTTCTTGACTGGTATTTCATGGGACCTTTAAAAATGGGAATAGGTGGAGCTGCATTAGCTACTGGTTTGGGTCCTGTATTCAGTATGATAATAATGCTGCCACATTTTATATCAAAAAAAGGTAATCTATATTTTGAAAAAGTAAAAATGGATTTTAAAATCATTTCTGATATGTTATTAAAGGGTATACCATCATTTGCTATGGAATTTGCTTTGGGTATAACAACATTATGTGTTAATATTGCAATTGGAATACACATGGGAGCTTTAGGATTTGCCGCATTCGGTATAGTAGGATATATAGCTTTAATAATTTTATCATTATTTTTAGGTATGGCAGAAGGTTCACAGCCATTAATAAGCTTTTACCATGGAGCCAATGAAGATAATAATATGAAAGCAATTTTAAAAATCAGTTTGCGTATATCAGTAGCCATAGGAATAATAGCATATTTACTATTGTTTAAATATGCAGAAGTTCCAGTGTCTATATT
Encoded proteins:
- a CDS encoding MATE family efflux transporter codes for the protein MKNKSTFLKRFDKESIIIIIALALPAMIENILQVLIGVVDTYFIGKIGTEAIAGVGVTNLIMNIYIAFFLALGVGTTAIVSRNIGANNIENANNAVRQSIIMALGIGTIFGIINFIFSRDILLILGAEERVIQYALPYFFSVAIPSVFLCLMMILSSSLRGAGDTKTPMKIAIVANIINIVLDYILIFGIFNFNGLGILGAGIATTISRIVGVILLLKKINNDKTKIHINILEKWYIDKDILKSITKIGLPAAIEKLIMRFGQLVYGGMIIKIGTEAYAAHNIAGTIETFSYLPGMGFGVAAATLVGQSLGAKKNDEAKKIGLMSYFLATGFMVVVGAIFYIFAPFLAGIFSEDPEVIDLVVKVLRIIALVQPFLCITLVITSALQGAGDTRFPMYSTFIGIWGVRVLGVYLLGIRLNLGLVGVWLAISIDIIVRGIILMIRFMKDKWKEIKIE
- a CDS encoding metal-sensing transcriptional repressor produces the protein MNEHNHPHSKQIINRMSRIIGHAEAVKRMIEEGKECSEILIQIAAVKAALNNTGKLILQDHINHCIVEAIENNDNEPLEKLNAAIDKFIK
- a CDS encoding DUF4180 domain-containing protein; protein product: MKINTIKENNIDIAIVNSKDILITDVQSALDFMMTIQYKTNCNRIVLNKSAICEDFFNLSTKIAGEILQKFVTYQVKMAIVGDFSEYTSKSLRDFIYECNKGKDIFFLSDEKESIKKLSMV
- a CDS encoding MATE family efflux transporter gives rise to the protein MKNNEVAVKNQSKNMFRLLLSYIVPGIAGLLFNSLYIVVDGLFVARMLGREPLAAVTVGVPVVEILLALSMLISVGAGVLISSKNGKGEYKEARGIFNISVRLLAIVSILIAVGALIFIRPIAKMLGATPDIMDLVVEYMKYFFAFSPAFMFSYAMCTWLRNDSQPKLAMFAQIVGALSNVFLDWYFMGPLKMGIGGAALATGLGPVFSMIIMLPHFISKKGNLYFEKVKMDFKIISDMLLKGIPSFAMEFALGITTLCVNIAIGIHMGALGFAAFGIVGYIALIILSLFLGMAEGSQPLISFYHGANEDNNMKAILKISLRISVAIGIIAYLLLFKYAEVPVSIFADNDIELVKAATTATIYYFPALFVSGINILLASYMQSIGHWKESVAISLCRSLILLLPLLLVLPKFLGDNGIWVSVPFAEILTLPIDYMLWNSKNNIITQSSMSR